The DNA region ACAAAATCCGGTGCCCTACTGCATACGAAAGAGCAATAGTGAACTCTTTCATCAAAATACAGCCGGTATCGAAAAACTCAAAAACACCGAAACATAATTCCGAAGATTTTCGAGGCAAAATTATAACTCTATCTCGGAAAAAGTCAATATTTTCCCTGCGACGAAGTTCTTGCACTAACTCGAGAAAACACCTTAATGAATCTGTAAGAAATAACCGAAAGGAAAGAGACTGGGGTGGAAGGATTCGAACCTCCGATGCGCGGTACCAAAAACCGCTGCCTTACCGCTTGGCCACACCCCAACAGACTCCATAGTTTATCTAATTCTTAGTTTTTGAAAATAGGAAAATTTCAAAGTCATTAAGATTTTTGCGATAACGTCAAAATGTTCCCTTTTTGAAGTTGAGATTTTTCTATTTAGCTTGCTATGGAACAAGAATCAAGTAATGAAAAAATTATGAAGATTGTACACGCAACCGTAGAATACGCTCCCTTCTTGAAGGCTGGTGGACTTGGGGATGCTGTTTATAGTTTATCAAAACAACTCAGCTTGTCTCATGATGTAGAAGTAGTAATCCCTTTATACCCAATCATATTTTCTCCTCCGCGTTCTACAATCTTAGAAGAACGCTCTTTTACTTACGAGTTTCTAGGAACACAAAGGGCAAAATCTAAGTCTTACGCTTACAACGGGATAAAACTAACAGTAATAGAGCTGTTAACACAAAGTGAATTATTTAATACACATGCCATATATTCCGAGAACGATGCTCATCGTTTTATTGCCTTTTCTTGCGCAGTAGCCAATTATATCCAAGGTAGTGAAAAAATAGACATTGTCCATGTACATGACTGGCACATGGGCTTAGTTCCGGGAATTTTAAAGAATAAGAGTTACCAACACAATCTAAAAACAGTATTTACTATCCATAATTTTAGCTATCGGGGTTACTGCAGCACACAACTACTCTCCGCCTCATCTATGGATAGCCGTGAGCTACAAACTTACAGTCTATCCAGAAACAATCAAACGTCTGTTCTTATGAAAGGAGCTATACTCTGTGCTCACTACATTACCACAGTATCACCAACATATGCCAAGGAAATGCTATATGATCTGTCTGATTACGAAATTCATGAGGCATTAGTATCGAGATCTCTAAACTTTTCTGGTATCTTAAATGGGATAGATGAAACAATTTGGGATCCATCTACAGACACGTGTCTCGCTGCTAATTACGACATCTCTATTCTAGATAACCCAAGTATTTTATCTTCCATGAAAGAGAAAAATAAACAATCTCTTTATCAAAAACTAGGTATAAGAACGAGTACAAAGCCCTTACTCTGCATGATCTCAAGAATTGTTGCACAGAAGGGGCCAGAATTTATGAAAGAAGCGATTCTTCATGCAATGAAAAATGATTATGGGCTCATACTCATAGGAACATGTCAAGAGCCAGAACTACGCAAACAATTTCTTGAATTACAAAAATCACTTACTGATTCTCCAAACATTCGTATAATTTTGGACTATAATGATGCATTGTCGCGTTTAACGTATGGAGCGGCAGATATGATCTGCATCCCTTCACATTTTGAACCTTGCGGCCTCACACAAATGATTGCCATGCGCTACGGAACTATTCCTTTAGTAAGAAAAACTGGCGGGTTGGCGGACACTGTCATCGACTACCAACAGGGGTTCACGTTCTCGGATATAACAAATCCCAACGAGTTTCATGACATGCTAGATCGAGCGATGAATACCTACTGGCATCACCCCGAAATATGGCATCAACTAATTACGCAAGGCATGTTACGTCAGTCAGGATTAGAAAAAATGGCTCAAGACTACGTTAATATTTACAACTCTCTATCTTCATCGTCTGATTGGGGCCGACTTCTTTGAAGTAAATAATTTTTATTTACCCAAAAATACTCGACACCAGAACAAATTGAATAAATCGCTACTACAATCCCAGTGACAGTAGCGATAGATTCCAGTATCTCCTGTGAAATTAGGCCCAACGAATGAGGAATCATGGCTAGGATAATAACGAAAAAACTCAAAGCCTGCAAAACAGCTTTTATTTTCCCACTTGGCCGTGCAGCAACAACAACCCCACGGAAAGCGCATACGGTACGCAGAGTACTAATAACAGAATCTCGAGCTAAAAAAATAAATACGAGAATCAAAGGAAGATTGACCGGAGGTTGAGTGAAAGTTAGGTAAATAGAAATCCTA from Chlamydia ibidis 10-1398/6 includes:
- the pgsA gene encoding CDP-diacylglycerol--glycerol-3-phosphate 3-phosphatidyltransferase, encoding MGLPNYLTFSRLFITPIFMLLYLKGKWLGITPTILPYVLLFLLAVSELTDAVDGYIARKFSQVTELGKLLDPMADSIYRISIYLTFTQPPVNLPLILVFIFLARDSVISTLRTVCAFRGVVVAARPSGKIKAVLQALSFFVIILAMIPHSLGLISQEILESIATVTGIVVAIYSICSGVEYFWVNKNYLLQRSRPQSDDEDREL
- the glgA gene encoding glycogen synthase GlgA; translated protein: MKIVHATVEYAPFLKAGGLGDAVYSLSKQLSLSHDVEVVIPLYPIIFSPPRSTILEERSFTYEFLGTQRAKSKSYAYNGIKLTVIELLTQSELFNTHAIYSENDAHRFIAFSCAVANYIQGSEKIDIVHVHDWHMGLVPGILKNKSYQHNLKTVFTIHNFSYRGYCSTQLLSASSMDSRELQTYSLSRNNQTSVLMKGAILCAHYITTVSPTYAKEMLYDLSDYEIHEALVSRSLNFSGILNGIDETIWDPSTDTCLAANYDISILDNPSILSSMKEKNKQSLYQKLGIRTSTKPLLCMISRIVAQKGPEFMKEAILHAMKNDYGLILIGTCQEPELRKQFLELQKSLTDSPNIRIILDYNDALSRLTYGAADMICIPSHFEPCGLTQMIAMRYGTIPLVRKTGGLADTVIDYQQGFTFSDITNPNEFHDMLDRAMNTYWHHPEIWHQLITQGMLRQSGLEKMAQDYVNIYNSLSSSSDWGRLL